The DNA region GATGAGCTCGGAGACGCCGCCGACCTGGGTAGCAATGGAAGGGACGCTGCACGCCATGGCTTCGAGCGCCGCCAGTCCGAAGGATTCCATTTCGCTGGGCATCAGCATAAGGTCGGCGAGCGGAAGCAGCTCATTGACGTTGTCCTGTTTACCGACGAATTGGATGCGGTCTTGCACCTTAAGCTGGAGAGCCAGATGCTCGGCGGCGCTGCGGTCAGGACCATCACCGATCAGCATGAGGCGTGCAGGCATGGCGGCGGCAACGCGGGCGAAGACCTTGATGACATCCTGAACACGCTTGACCGGACGGAAGTTGGAGAGATGAACCAGAAGACGCTCGTGCGGAGCAGCGAAGCGAGGGCGCATGGCGGCGACGAGATCGGGATTGCGGACGTAGACGTCGCAATTGACGAAGTTAGGGATGACCTCTATTTCTGAGGTGACGGCGAAGGCCTCGCGGGTTCGGTCGCGCAGATGACCGGAGATTGCGGTAACGCCGTCTGACTTGACGATTCCAAACCGGGTAATGGGAAGGTAGGAGGCGTCGAGGCCGACGAGCGTAATGTCGGTGCCGTGCAGGGTGGTGATGAATGGCAGCTTGCGGCCGTTCGCGGCGAGCATTTGTTGGGCAAGTAGAGCACTGACAGAATGCGGAATTGCGTAGTGGACGTGCAGCAGATCCAGAGAGTAAAACTCGGCGACCTCGGCCATGCGTGTAGCGAGAGCAAGATCGTAGGGTGGATGCTCGAAGAGAGGATAGTTCGACACCGCGACTTCATGAAAGTGGATGTTGGCCTCGCGGCCGGTCAGGCGAAAGGGCTGGGAGTAGGTGATGAAGTGAATGTCATGGCCGCGGGCGGCGAGCTCGATGCCCAGCTCGGTGGCGACAACTCCGCTGCCGCCATAGGTGGGATAACAGGTGATGCCGATCTTCATGGAAGTCTCTCGTGGCTATGAGTGGGCTGGTCTATCTGTCCATAATGGATGAGTTCCAGGCCGGGAAGGGTGCGGACTGCCTGCGGAATTTCTTTGAGCAGGGCCTCGCGCTCGATGTTCCGGGTTGTGCGGAGGCGAGTGGCGACGCTGGCGAGCGCAGCATCGTTGTAGCCAGGGTGGCAGACAAGCTCCCATGTGCCTTCGGGCATGGCGTAGAGGATTTTTCGGAGCGAGTCCTCATTGAGTTCGCCGGTTGCGGAGACGCCAATGGTGCCATTACTGGTGAGGACCTGGCCATCGCCGAGCTGAGGCAGCGACTGGAACGACTTTTTGCCAAGGATGCTGAGGATGTGGAACTCAAGCCGACGGACGAATGCGTTGGGGGCGAGTCGGGAGCTCCACGCGGGCTCGAAGGGATTTCGGACAGCCCCGATGGAGCAATGCTGTGCAAGGCGAAGCAATGGGCGAGCGACGGCAGGGAAGAGGTGGGTATGTTTGTGGGTATCGAGGTGCGTGACCGTTATCCCGGCTCGTTGCAGCTTCTCAATCTGTGCGAGCGCTTCGCGCTCAATGTCGTCTTCGTGAATGACGCCGCGCACGAGCGCCTGGATGAAATCGAGGAGAGACGGTCGGAAAGTTTTGCCGTCGCTACCGAGAAGCGTGGGGACGTTTCGAGGGTCGGAGACTGGCGCGCCGTCGGTGAGGACGATGTGACAGCCAACGCCAAGAGTTGGATGAGCGTGGGCGATGGCGACAGCATCGTCGAAGGCTGCGCCGGTTGCCATAAGGGTTGCAGAGGTGAGAGCTTTCGCGTTGTAAAGTTCCGCGATGGCACGATTGACGCCCGGCGTGAGGCCGAAGTCGTCCGCGTTGATGATGAGGCGGGGAGGCATGTGAGGGTAGGTTGCGGACTGAAAGGTAAAAAAGTGTTGGCAGCCAGAGACTCTCAGACTGTAAGGAAAATGGTCTTTATTTTGTATAACTTACATTTGGTAATCTTACACCGGCTTTCATGAAGCTTCTTTATACGGCATGTGCAAATATTTACCACGTATGTGGGAAGTCTCGTACCCAAAAGTGCCTCGCAGAGCATGAGATCAACCGGCCCGTTGGCCGAAGCGGACATTTTTACCTGAAAATAGGTATTTGCAAATGGCCAACAACTTGCTATAGGGAGATTGTCTGCATCTTGTGAGGCCCGAGGAGAAATACCAAATGAAGAAAATTGTTTATTTGTTACCCGCTATCTGTCTTGCAACTCTCGCTATGTCTTCCATGTCTGCACATGCAGACACTCTCAACCTAGCTCCATACGTCGGACAAACCGTGTCCATGACTGTCGAGCCGTATGCGTCAGGAGAAAATAACGGCTCGTTCTATGTTGGCCTTACCCAGGCCAATTTCAGTCAGAACGGATCTCCTCTTGGATCTCTCGAAGCATTCTGCGACGACTTCAATCACGAAATCACTGTACCAGCCACCTACAACGTGACAGTTCAGGCCGTCGCGGGCAATACCACTCGGGAGCAGGAAGCCTATTACGGCATGTTGTTCGGATCCACGCCGTCGGGCAATACAGCATTGGACACCGACATCCAGGAACTGATCTGGAACTTCAGTTCCCCCGGACAATATGCGCTGAACACTGAGATGACCACTTTGCAGACGCAAATGTTGGCGAATTACCAGAGTGTCAACTACTCCGGCTCTTTCTATCTGAATGCGGGCGACGGCGGACAATCGTTTATGACAACGGATCCCAGCCCAGTACCCGAACCAGCCAGCTTTGCGTTGCTTGGCACTGGCATCCTCGGATTGGCTGGCGCCGCACGCCGTAAGTATTTCCAAGCGTAGCCAGGGTCAACAATAAAAGCCCCACACCAAGTGCAGGCTATGCGGATGGTGTGGGGCCTTTGCTGCTACAGCGAGAACAGCCGATTTCTAGGGGATGGGAGAAGTTCCGGCATTCACGTTATAGCTGCCTGCTCTCGACACGCCCAACGATAAAATGCTGCAGCTCCTGAAACGATGTGTAAGACGGGCGGGCTTGAATTGTGGCCACTGTTCGGGATGCTGCGGAACTAAAGAGTGCTCACAATGGAAGATTAAGACGTTTTGCAGCACTTATTGCTCGCAATGCTTGCGCGCCGGTGTGGACCCTCGGACCCTGATGCAGTGGACCGGCCACGAAGACTTAGCAACGCTACTCAAGTACCTGGCTGCCTCTCGAGATCCAAACATGCAATAAAGGGTATCAGCTATTCAATGGACGTAAAATAAGAAGGCCACCCTCGCGGGTGCCTTCATAGCTTAAACGGTGTGATCCTTCAGCCATTGCGCGGTGGTCGCCGGGTCGAACGGATAGTCGAACGGATAATAGATCCAATCCTGATTGCCGGCAGCTGGCGTTGCTTCACCCATGCGTATATGGACTTTTTACTGCAATCCAAAAACTCCGCAAGCACTTCTGCTTTCCACGCTCCACGCTTATTTCGAATCAGTGCCGCCAATTGGTGCGTTGATTCCATTTACTACCCATTCCACTCTCTATCTCCTTGATGGTATCGTTGACGACGACGTGCGGTCGTGGACCCGCGACATCATCATTGTTATCGAGAATGGCAGCAACGATCTTTTGTCTCGGCTTCGACATTGGTCGATTTCAGCTTTCTAAAGTCTTGAGGACTTCACCGTCAATAGGTAGGCTCTTCTTATAGAGATAGGCCATCTCTCGAACTGTCCTACCAGAAAGCCCAAGTCCCCGCCAATCACAACGGAAGCATCCATCCAAGCTTCCATGGCACAAGATCATCCCTATAGGCGGATAGGGCCTTCCCTAGTGCATATCTGGAGTTGCTGAAACCCTCGGCTGCTTTGATGAAGGTTGCTTACGCAGCAACTGAACCGAGGTTGTGTCTGCTGAATCCCCTGCATCAAGACGGCTCCAGCAAGTTCGTACGGCGATGTACCTTGACCTTCTACACCTGGAAACTGCATATGTAGAAGCCATAGGCATGCAGAAGACAAACGACAGCTTCGATCTCCCGCAGGGCACTCTCGACCTCCTCATCATGAGGGCGTCGCCCTTGGGCCCCATTCATGGCTATGCCATCGCGCAAAGAAT from Edaphobacter paludis includes:
- the bshA gene encoding N-acetyl-alpha-D-glucosaminyl L-malate synthase BshA encodes the protein MKIGITCYPTYGGSGVVATELGIELAARGHDIHFITYSQPFRLTGREANIHFHEVAVSNYPLFEHPPYDLALATRMAEVAEFYSLDLLHVHYAIPHSVSALLAQQMLAANGRKLPFITTLHGTDITLVGLDASYLPITRFGIVKSDGVTAISGHLRDRTREAFAVTSEIEVIPNFVNCDVYVRNPDLVAAMRPRFAAPHERLLVHLSNFRPVKRVQDVIKVFARVAAAMPARLMLIGDGPDRSAAEHLALQLKVQDRIQFVGKQDNVNELLPLADLMLMPSEMESFGLAALEAMACSVPSIATQVGGVSELIEDGSNGLLFNVGDVDSMSTAAIALLHDEGRLAAMSQAARKTAQDRFCASRIIPLYEDYYDRVIARTTL
- a CDS encoding ChbG/HpnK family deacetylase produces the protein MPPRLIINADDFGLTPGVNRAIAELYNAKALTSATLMATGAAFDDAVAIAHAHPTLGVGCHIVLTDGAPVSDPRNVPTLLGSDGKTFRPSLLDFIQALVRGVIHEDDIEREALAQIEKLQRAGITVTHLDTHKHTHLFPAVARPLLRLAQHCSIGAVRNPFEPAWSSRLAPNAFVRRLEFHILSILGKKSFQSLPQLGDGQVLTSNGTIGVSATGELNEDSLRKILYAMPEGTWELVCHPGYNDAALASVATRLRTTRNIEREALLKEIPQAVRTLPGLELIHYGQIDQPTHSHERLP
- a CDS encoding PEP-CTERM sorting domain-containing protein, with the translated sequence MKKIVYLLPAICLATLAMSSMSAHADTLNLAPYVGQTVSMTVEPYASGENNGSFYVGLTQANFSQNGSPLGSLEAFCDDFNHEITVPATYNVTVQAVAGNTTREQEAYYGMLFGSTPSGNTALDTDIQELIWNFSSPGQYALNTEMTTLQTQMLANYQSVNYSGSFYLNAGDGGQSFMTTDPSPVPEPASFALLGTGILGLAGAARRKYFQA
- a CDS encoding helix-turn-helix domain-containing protein → MESTHQLAALIRNKRGAWKAEVLAEFLDCSKKSIYAWVKQRQLPAIRIGSIIRSTIRSTRRPPRNG